In the Daphnia pulicaria isolate SC F1-1A chromosome 2, SC_F0-13Bv2, whole genome shotgun sequence genome, one interval contains:
- the LOC124326505 gene encoding uncharacterized protein LOC124326505: MLSKILLVALFTSMVLAVDYQREADEEAQQQEQEELIQPTARFFAFQTTKTTVTVVTVTVEKTVPSTCASLATSVTACRRRRSAVEKPVILSFDEDEKIDLFNPSPVQPLETTQAVSLDTPVSAFEGLESSSGSPVEVDIVGLQSDCVGRRFGLVSMLASNVASAFPGVNSVSNLASSLASNLSLTLRFKTTLTATVTVTKTVTSGAKSFVISNCTPSPFLYAICKP; the protein is encoded by the exons atgttgtCCAAAATCTTGTTGGTCGCCCTGTTCACTTCGATGGTCCTGGCCGTGGACTACCAACGGGAGGCAGACGAGGAggcccagcagcaggagcaggaagAACTGATCCAGCCGACGGCCCGTTTCTTCGCCTTCCAAACGACTAAGACTACCGTCACTGTCGTCACCGT GACCGTCGAGAAAACTGTCCCGTCGACCTGCGCTTCTTTGGCGACCAGTGTGACGGCCTGCAGGCGCAGGAGAAGCGCAGTTGAAAAGCCCGTCATTCTCTCATTCGATGAAGACGAGAAAATCGACCTGTTCAATCCATCGCCCGTCCAACC aCTCGAAACGACACAGGCCGTCAGTTTGGACACGCCCGTCAGCGCGTTCGAAGGTTTGGAATCGTCTAGCGGCTCACCGGTCGAGGTGGACATTGTCGGCCTGCAGTCCGACTGCGTGGGACGTCGTTTCGGCCTCGTGTCGATGTTGGCATCCAACGTGGCTTCGGCTTTCCCGGGAGTCAACTCCGTGTCGAATTTGGCGTCCAGTTTGGCCTCCAACTTGAGTCTGACTCTGCGCTTCAAAACGACGCTGACGGCCACCGTCACCGTCACCAAAACCGTCACCAGCGGCGCAAAGTCTTTCGTCATCTCCAACTGCACGCCCAGCCCGTTCTTGTACGCCATTTGCAAGccttaa
- the LOC124326537 gene encoding uncharacterized protein LOC124326537, with translation MSVGKLPLVWVVGVLAVCCWIVSGLSAGSREVVQLAADAHLHPLSRLAVLQQVPSRLMASKAMTTFVVYRTTIPTCSFTTSCAMINGAVTACRRLDRDVDIDAILPNKPVKIQTTMAPEESPAIVFVPDILSSNEPRDVLVNGLLPGGSCGPAASLAGSTFGVTIIYTRTIISDFTCLNSVTQTNTFTLAGCTPTGLVYCSL, from the exons ATGTCCGTCGGAAAGCTGCCACTCGTTTGGGTTGTTGGAGTGCTGGccgtctgctgctggatcgTGTCGGGACTGTCGGCCGGCAGCCGGGAGGTTGTTCAATTGGCGGCGGACGCTCATTTACATCCGCTGAGTCGGCTGGCCGTCCTCCAGCAAGTGCCCAGTCGCCTGATGGCGTCCAAAGCCATGACGACGTTCGTCGTTTACCGGACCACCATCCCGACTTGTAGCTTCACGACGTCTTGCGCAATGATCAACGGCGCCGTGACGGCCTGCAGACGTCTCGACCGCGACGTCGACATTGACGCCATCCTGCCCAACAAACCCGTCaa aATTCAGACGACTATGGCTCCGGAGGAATCGCCGGCCATTGTTTTCGTTCCGGACATTCTCAGTTCGAACGAGCCTCGCGATGTGCTGGTCAACGGATTGCTGCCGGGCGGAAGTTGCGGCCCAGCAGCATCTTTGGCCGGCTCGACTTTTGGCGTCACCATCATCTACACCCGGACCATCATTTCCGATTTCACTTGCCTCAACTCCGTCACGCAGACCAACACTTTCACGCTGGCAGGCTGCACCCCAACCGGCCTCGTTTACTGCAGTCTCTAA
- the LOC124326445 gene encoding uncharacterized protein LOC124326445 — MAVCNKLINLLTLVLIGTLPITSVRSAAVLMAPASRTFSNITVTKVVTATQATTTTQSAVLTCTTLAAPLTITAVPPCRRKKQLRGLPVVAFYYTVAGEDIDQFHSLNPTHVLKVEPSAELQVPEESLGDEGEVRAGVWVVPIVGRPAVEVIDSSFDADGIRSSAEAIRSSHLADSRLFSAFLSSLLSGWPFPSIPVVTVTRTVYTATSTATLFTSTSVHTLLSGPALCLPADFVACPSWEIEEEEAPTPSTTDDPDIPSTDVL, encoded by the exons atggctgtTTGTAATAAGTTAATCAACTTATTGACGTTGGTTTTAATCGGGACTTTGCCCATCACTTCCGTTCGTTCGGCCGCCGTTCTAATGGCTCCCGCTAGTAGGACATTTTCCAACATAACCGTCACCAAAGTCGTTACGGCCACCcaggccaccaccaccacccaatc AGCGGTGCTAACGTGCACAACTCTGGCGGCACCTCTAACCATCACCGCCGTCCCCCCCTGTCGCCGGAAGAAACAGTTGCGGGGCCTTCCGGTAGTGGCCTTTTATTACACGGTCGCCGGCGAAGATATCGACCAGTTTCACTCGCTCAACCCCACTCACGTTCTCAA AGTGGAGCCGTCCGCCGAGCTGCAAGTGCCGGAAGAATCACTTGGTGATGAAGGTGAGGTACGAGCGGGAGTTTGGGTGGTTCCCATCGTCGGCCGTCCGGCCGTTGAGGTGATTGATTCGTCGTTCGATGCTGATGGAATTCGATCGTCGGCGGAGGCCATCCGCAGCAGCCATTTGGCTGATTCTCGTCTCTTTTCCGCTTTCCTCTCCTCCCTGTTATCCGGTTGGCCATTTCCCAGCATTCCGGTCGTCACCGTCACCAG GACTGTCTACACGGCCACGTCGACGGCCACTTTGTTCACGTCGACGTCCGTCCACACTTTATTGTCGGGCCCGGCTTTGTGTCTGCCGGCCGATTTCGTCGCCTGCCCCTCCTGGgaaatcgaagaagaagaagctccgACACCCAGCACCACCGACGATCCCGACATTCCCTCGACCGACGTCCTTTGA